A stretch of Lathyrus oleraceus cultivar Zhongwan6 chromosome 6, CAAS_Psat_ZW6_1.0, whole genome shotgun sequence DNA encodes these proteins:
- the LOC127095996 gene encoding uncharacterized protein LOC127095996: MSQHPSSSGSKSSQHAKTSSMEFVDEDVMDVTPLCMIPGDTTGTSSNAGDTQGNTSGNSFLPKDMYYTDRAIRRLVTGILSEGHKVEGVSTPLSRREPSPEREPHADKDDDSSRSEKEVAAEGLFSLAEKLRAARVKKTAGVGPSKPWSKVEVGKRKERDSSDSEVDVKDDVLDISPAKRQAVQKSPGKAAAVHLDNISFHLEDGAAKWKYVIQRRVAIERELGQEAVEVKEIFMTRTAGSFAKYL, from the exons atgtctcaacatccttCGTCATCTGGTTCCAAATCCTCCCAACATGCAAAGACTTCATCCATGGAGTTTGTAGATGAAGACGTAATGGACGTCACTCCTCTGTGCATGATACCGGGCGACACCACAGGTACCTCCTCCAATGCTGGAGATACGCAAGGTAATACCTCTGGTAACTCCTTTCTTCCCAAAGACATGTATTACACTGATCGCGCTATAAGGAGACTGGTTACTGGAATATTGAGTGAAGGACATAAAGTTGAAGGGGTctctacccctctgtctagaagggaaCCCTCTCCTGAGAGAGAACCCcatgctgataaagatgatgattcatctagatcagaaaaagAGGTGGCTGCTGAAGGGCTTTTCTCTCTAG CTGAGAAACTGAGAGCTGCTAGAGTGAAAAAGACTGCAGGAGTAGGACCCTCAAAACCCTGGAGTAAGGTTGAGGttggaaaaagaaaagaaagagacAGCTCTGATTCTGAGGTGGATGTTAAAGACGATGTCCtagacatctcccctgcaaaaaggcaggctgttcAGAAATCTCCTGGCAAGGCTGCTGCTGTTCATCTAGACAATATCTCTTTTCATTTGGAAGATGGAGCAGCAAAGTGGAAATATGTCATTCAGAGAAGAGTAGCCATTGAAAGAGAACTTGGACAAgaagctgtagaggtaaaggaG ATATTCATGACAAGAACAGCAGGGAGTTTTGCAAAGTATTTGTAA